In the Balaenoptera acutorostrata chromosome 7, mBalAcu1.1, whole genome shotgun sequence genome, one interval contains:
- the ARHGEF5 gene encoding rho guanine nucleotide exchange factor 5, protein MEAEEPQHGASTPVPARVEFSVILAAPMRSRQTPALEPEAEEGEDPSYQWAGRHTLLDTQQRHVRGVNDCATESMTSFPIAASADVETNQENLMAEACHTPEHQEAGPQRPADRQARPPAPPELWACPNQGEYLDTASVSSELGSSMEVEFRPELSSLILETGQAEEEEEPSPDTSAQTRCGPCCEERPAETNQPQDSESGPARQGSPEREGAVCLQKAEELEGEGQGGERLQGAGTPRGDVCSDGLSGERVQMGEQVCGTEEEQRQKEQQSQDDVMLAEQGESKGRSGELGGLSCGEWDWRTQGHGDLERGEQKSGELTGPEESRVEALYEENQSLVGKSVRVTGKQEDQGLQGKVMPVEGQEEKVGSSEEEPGGGHGDTPGGGGGERRTEEGGKHDVPAALALVAPEVSSPHDLFPDACCPTARIPGTQAEPRAEEPSPGAPTLELVGWSQQLISLPHSFPAAESPDQETAQYNQQVGSELGKGTASSRGGEGVSATPPRTAVSASPSPPEVSPGMTASSAGPQVAFPRREPSVAACSPETSRASRPADSPPPCGASESAAAARHGFPSAGQASPHGPPGIRTGAAQHLRGNSLPGSHGTEPTPDLEGISLSFSHSELPQRPPKPAIYGSVIPRRGRKSGRDCTIIPESSSSLPTPGQDSQEFASNPARPGSPQSSQPWASTHPSAFAPGSPARGSSPPTVSVDMRIREPPPPPPPEKRRVHSTAEGDGHRSAVVPTLRRYSHPPPLALGLGLHGHPKGPLPRVPDPLVARQHRPLPSTPDTPYHTQTSFSPRQRYNKPLPPTPGLPQPQPSPVSSSRSSRIYKPLPPVPIVTPPTEPPPLPPKSRERSSCTQGGLGNSGGEARTRPVCQEWTISTPHSVGRVSWPPATGRSTDSLVPASRSKSEVPPGMAFSNMTALVNPSFLTTRWTLEVQGPTSKESEVSARRSLRRTAPQKGASGLRRSDLGRARQPEKPGHPHLEKASSWPHRRDPGRPAEGSRGQAVVPSEGSSKHKHWHRQGLRRPSILPEGPSGGPAVEKSPSLSDAIVFREKKPKEVMGGFSRRCSKLINSSQLLYQEYSDVFLNKEIQSQQRLDSLTEAPEPASPRQPRKALVSSESYLQRLSMASSGSLWQEIPVVRNSTVLLSMTHDDQKLQEAKFELIVSEASYLRSLHIAVDHFQHSEQLRATLSNQDHQWLFSRLQDVRDVSTMFLSDLEENFEGNIFTFQVCDVVLSHAANFRRVYLPYVTNQTYQERTFQSLLNSNSSFREVLEKLESDPICQRLSLKSFLILPFQRITRLKLLLQNILKRTQPGSSEEAEATKAHHALEELIRDCNNNVQRMRRTEELIYLSQKIEFECRIFPLISQSRWLVKSGELTALEFSISPGLRRKLNARPVHLHLFNDCLLLSRPREGSRFLVFDHAPFSSVRGEKCEMKLHGPHKNLFRLFLRDNAQGSQAEFLFRTETQSEKLRWISALAMPREELDLLECYESPQVQCLRAYKPRENDELALEKADVVMVTQQSSDGWLEGVRLSDGEQGWFPVQQVEFISNPEVRARNLKEAHRVKTARLQLVEQET, encoded by the exons ATGGAGGCTGAGGAGCCCCAACACGGAGCCTCGACTCCCGTTCCTGCCAGAGTGGAATTCAGTGTTATCCTGGCAGCTCCCATGAGAAGCCGGCAGACCCCTGCCTTGGAGCCTGAAGCTGAAGAGGGCGAGGACCCATCCTATCAGTGGGCAGGGAGACACACGCTCTTGGACACCCAGCAGAGACACGTAAGGGGTGTGAATGACTGTGCAACTGAGAGCATGACCTCTTTTCCCATCGCGGCCTCTGCAGATGTGGAGACCAACCAGGAAAACCTGATGGCTGAGGCCTGTCACACTCCAGAGCACCAGGAGGCAGGGCCCCAGCGCCCAGCAGATAGACAGGCAAGGCCGCCAGCTCCCCCAGAGCTCTGGGCCTGCCCCAACCAGGGTGAATATCTAGACACGGCCTCAGTATCCAGTGAACTGGGTAGCAGCATGGAGGTGGAATTTAGACCAGAACTCAGTTCTTTGATATTGGAAACCGGACAAGCCGAAGAAGAGGAGGAACCTTCCCCAGACACCTCTGCCCAGACCAGATGTGGGCCTTGCTGTGAAGAGCGCCCTGCAGAGACCAACCAGCCACAGGACTCAGAAAGTGGACCTGCCAGGCAGGGAAGTCCAGAGAGAGAAGGGGCCGTGTGTCTCCAGAAGGCCGaggagctggagggagaggggcaAGGGGGAGAGAGACTTCAGGGGGCGGGAACTCCGCGCGGGGATGTTTGTTCTGATGGGCTTTCAGGGGAGCGGGTGCAGATGGGAGAACAGGTTTGCGGTACGGAGGAAGAACAGAGACAAAAAGAGCAGCAGAGCCAAGATGATGTGATGCTTGCAGAACAAGGAGAAAGCAAGGGCCGTAGCGGGGAATTGGGAGGTCtgagttgtggtgagtgggactGGAGGACCCAGGGCCACGGAGATCTAGAACGAGGGGAACAGAAGAGCGGCGAGTTGACGGGGCCAGAGGAGAGTAGGGTGGAGGCTCTGTACGAGGAGAATCAGAGCTTAGTGGGGAAATCAGTGAGAGTCACCGGGAAGCAAGAAGATCAGGGTCTACAGGGGAAAGTGATGCCAGtagaggggcaggaggagaaggTAGGGTCAAGCGAGGAGGAGCCTGGTGGTGGGCATGGGGACAccccggggggagggggaggagagaggcgtacagaggaaggaggaaagcatGATGTCCCTGCCGCACTGGCTCTGGTGGCCCCTGAGGTCTCTTCTCCTCACGACTTGTTTCCAGATGCCTGTTGTCCCACAGCCAGGATCCCCGGGACTCAGGCGGAGCCTAGGGCCGAGGAACCGTCCCCTGGAGCTCCTACCCTGGAGCTGGTAGGATGGTCCCAGCAGCTCATTTCTTTACCTCATTCCTTTCCTGCCGCGGAGTCGCCTGACCAAGAAACAGCTCAGTACAACCAGCAAGTGGGCTCTGAGCTGGGGAAGGGGACAGCAtccagccggggaggggagggggtctcTGCGACCCCTCCAAGGACAGCAGTGTCAGCTTCTCCCAGCCCTCCCGAAGTCTCCCCCGGCATGACTGCCTCCTCTGCCGGCCCCCAAGTCGCCTTCCCCAGGAGGGAGCCCTCGGTTGCTGCATGTTCTCCAGAAACCTCCAGAGCCTCTCGACCGGCCGACAGCCCGCCTCCCTGTGGGGCTTCTGAGAGCGCTGCAGCCGCGCGCCACGGCTTCCCCTCCGCAGGCCAGGCCAGCCCTCACGGTCCTCCAGGCATCCGCACTGGGGCGGCCCAGCACCTGAGGGGCAACTCCTTGCCGGGCTCTCACGGCACAGAGCCGACTCCGGACCTGGAGGGAATATCACTCTCCTTCTCCCACTCAGAGTTGCCCCAGAGACCCCCCAAACCTGCCATCTATGGCTCTGTGATCCCAAGAAGGGGCAGGAAAAGCGGAAGGGACTGCACCATCATTCCAGAATCCTCAAGTTCACTACCCACTCCAGGGCAGGACTCTCAGGAATTTGCCTCAAATCCAGCAAGGCCTGGCAGCCCCCAAAGCAGTCAGCCGTGGGCCTCCACACATCCCTCAGCGTTCGCCCCAGGATCTCCTGCCCGTGGCTCTTCCCCACCCACTGTCTCCGTAGATATGAGGATCCGTGagcctccaccccctcctcccccagagaAGAGGCGCGTCCACTCTACGGCGGAGGGAGACGGCCATCGCTCTGCCGTGGTCCCCACGCTGAGACGGTATAGCCATCCTCCGCCGCTGGCCCTAGGTTTAGGGCTACACGGCCACCCCAAAGGCCCACTGCCCCGAGTTCCTGACCCCCTTGTGGCAAGGCAGCACCGACCCCTGCCTTCCACTCCGGACACCCCCTACCATACTCAGACCTCTTTCTCTCCCAGGCAACGATACAACAAGCCATTGCCCCCAACTCCCGGTTTGCCTCAGCCACAACCTTCTCCTGTTTCTTCTTCGAGGAGCTCAAGGATCTACAAGCCTCTCCCCCCGGTCCCTATCGTGACTCCTCCTACTGAACCACCACCGTTACCCCCAAAGTCCAGGGAGAGGAGCAGTTGCACTCAGGGGGGACTCGGGAATTCAGGGGGTGAGGCCAGGACCAGGCCAGTTTGTCAAGAGTGGACCATCTCCACTCCCCATTCTGTGGGACGTGTCTCCTGGCCTCCGGCCACGGGCAGATCGACAGACTCTTTGGTTCCCGCCAGTAGGAGTAAGAGTGAAGTGCCCCCTGGCATGGCTTTCAGTAACATGACAGCTCTTGTAAATCCCTCTTTCCTGACCACCCGCTGGACTCTGGAGGTCCAGGGACCCACCTCAAAAGAGTCTGAGGTCTCTGCCAGAAGATCTTTGAGAAGAACAGCCCCCCAAAAAGGAGCCAGTGGCCTGAGGAGGTCGGATCTAGGCCGAGCAAGGCAGCCAGAAAAACCCGGCCATCCCCATCTGGAGAAGGCATCCAGCTGGCCTCACAGACGGGACCCAGGGAGACCAGCGGAGGGCAGCAGGGGACAGGCAGTGGTCCCTAGTGAGGGGTCGAGTAAGCACAAGCACTGGCATCGGCAGGGCCTGCGCAGACCCTCCATCCTGCCCGAGGGCCCTTCAG GAGGTCCAGCCGTGGAAAAATCCCCTAGCCTTTCAGACGCCATTGTTTTTCG GGAGAAAAAGCCAAAGGAGGTGATGGGAGGCTTTTCAAGACGTTGCTCCAAGCTCATCAATTCCT CTCAGCTGCTTTACCAGGAGTACAGCGATGTGTTTCTGAACAAGGAGATCCAGAGCCAGCAGCGGCTGGACAGCCTGACAGAGGCACCGGAGCCCGCCTCCCCCCGGCAGCCCCGAAAGGCCTTGGTCTCCTCCGAGTCCTACCTGCAGCGCCTCTCCATGGCCTCCAGTGGCTCCCTCTGGCAGGAGATCCCCGTGGTGCGCAATAGCACCGTGCTGCTCTCCATGACCCACGACGACCAAAAACTCCAGGAG GCCAAATTTGAGCTGATTGTGTCAGAGGCCTCCTACCTGCGCAGTCTACATATAGCCGTGGATCATTTCCAACATTCAGAGCAGCTCCGGGCCACCCTTTCCAACCAGGATCATCAATGGCTCTTCTCTCGTTTACAGGATGTGCGTGACGTCAGCACCAT GTTCCTTTCAGACCTGGAAGAGAACTTTGAGGGCAACATCTTCACCTTCCAAGTGTGTGATGTGGTCCTGAGCCATGCTGCCAACTTCCGCCGGGTCTACCTGCCTTATGTCACCAACCAGACCTACCAGGAACGCACCTTCCAAAGCCTGCT GAATAGCAACAGCAGTTTCCGAGAGGTCCTGGAGAAGCTGGAGAGTGACCCCATCTGCCAACGCCTttccctcaagtcctttctcATTCTGCCCTTCCAGCGCATCACCCGTCTCAAGCTGCTGCTACAG AACATTCTGAAGAGAACACAGCCTGGCTCCTCAGAGGAAGCAGAGGCCACAAAGGCACACCACGCCCTGGAGGAG CTGATCCGAGACTGCAATAATAACGTCCAGCGGATGCGACGGACAGAGGAGCTGATCTACCTGAGCCAGAAGATCGAGTTTGAGTGCAGA ATATTCCCACTCATTTCACAGTCACGCTGGCTGGTGAAGAGTGGGGAGCTGACGGCCCTGGAGTTCAGCATCTCCCCAGGGCTGCGGAGGAAGCTGAACGCACGCCCGGTCCACCTGCACCTCTTCAATGACTGTCTGCTGCTGTCTCGGCCCCGAGA GGGTAGCCGCTTCCTGGTATTTGACCATGCTCCCTTCTCCTCCGTCCGCGGGGAAAAGTGTGAAATGAAGCTGCATGGACCTCACAAAAACCTCTTCCGACTCTTCCTGCGGGACAACGCGCAGGGCTCCCAGGCCGAGTTCCTCTTCCGCACCGAGACTCA AAGTGAAAAGCTTCGCTGGATCTCAGCCTTGGCCATGCCAAGAGAGGAGTTGGACCTTCTGGAGTGTTATG AGTCACCACAAGTACAGTGCCTTCGAGCCTACAAACCCCGCGAGAATGATGAGTTGGCACTAGAGAAGGCAGACGTGGTGATGGTGACTCAGCAAAGCAGTGATG GCTGGCTGGAGGGCGTGAGACTCTCCGATGGGGAGCAAGGCTGGTTCCCTGTACAGCAAGTGGAGTTCATTTCCAACCCAGAGGTCCGTGCACGGAACCTGAAGGAAGCCCACCGAGTCAAGACTGCCAGAC
- the LOC102997537 gene encoding LOW QUALITY PROTEIN: olfactory receptor 2A1/2A42 (The sequence of the model RefSeq protein was modified relative to this genomic sequence to represent the inferred CDS: inserted 1 base in 1 codon; substituted 1 base at 1 genomic stop codon) — MGENQTVVTEFILLGFCLGPRIQILLFGLFSLSYTFTLLESGVILGLISLDSRLHXYFFLSHLAIVDIACACNTVPQMLGDLLSPAKPISFAGCMTQTFLFLTFAYTECLLLAVISYEQYVPICHPLQYSVIVSWSICITLVVISWACGSLLALVHVGLLLRLLFCRPHEINHFFXESLSVLKLACADTWLNQVVIFVASVFVLVGPLCLVLVSYTCILFAIHRIQSGEGCRKVFSICSSHLCMVGLSFGSAIIMYMASKSSHPAEDPFPVLQFFQPMLNPLIYSLRNTEVKGALRRALFKESHFQLE, encoded by the exons ATGGGGGAAAATCAGACAGTGGTTACAGAATTCATTCTACTGGGATTTTGTCTTGGCCCAAGGATTCAGATACTTCTCTTTGGGCTCTTCTCCCTGTCCTACACCTTCACCCTGCTGGAGAGCGGGGTCATCCTGGGGCTCATCTCACTGGACTCCAGACTGC TGTACTTCTTCCTCTCACACCTGGCCATCGTTGACATAGCCTGTGCCTGCAACACGGTGCCCCAGATGCTGGGAGACCTCCTGAGTCCAGCCAAGCCCATCTCCTTTGCTGGCTGCATGACACAgacctttctctttttgacttttgCTTACACCGAATGTCTTCTCCTGGCGGTAATCTCCTATGAGCAGTATGTGCCCATCTGCCACCCCCTCCAGTATTCTGTCATTGTAAGCTGGAGCATCTGCATCACCCTGGTGGTGATTTCCTGGGCATGTGGCTCCCTCCTGGCCCTGGTCCATGTGGGTCTCCTCCTGAGACTGCTCTTCTGTAGGCCTCATGAAATCAACCACTTCTTCTGAGAAAGCCTGTCTGTCCTCAAACTGGCGTGTGCTGATACCTGGCTCAACCAAGTTGTCATCTTTGTTGCTTCTGTGTTTGTCTTAGTTGGGCCCCTCTGCTTGGTGCTGGTCTCCTACACATGCATCCTGTTTGCCATCCACAGAATTCAGTCAGGTGAGGGCTGCAGAAAGGTCTTCTCCATCTGCTCCTCCCACCTCTGCATGGTCGGGCTTTCCTTTGGCAGTGCCATCATCATGTACATGGCCTCCAAATCCAGCCACCCAGCAGAAGATCCTTTtcctgttttacagttttttcaaCCTATGCTGAACCCACTGATCTATAGCCTGAGGAACACAGAGGTCAAGGGTGCCCTGCGGAGAGCACTGTTCAAGGAAAGTCATTTCCAGTTGGAGTGA